In Streptomyces sclerotialus, one genomic interval encodes:
- a CDS encoding mobilization protein, which produces MVPDISLGGRTYGLLAYLYGPGRREEHMDPHLVASWQPELAPDPGRDPAATLKQLQERLDLPVQAVPEHRRPKRHVWHCPVRAAPGDRYLSDTEWAEVARRIMHATGIAEEGDDQACRWIAVRHAEDHIHIVATLKRHDGRSPRRQFERERVQAECRAIEIDFGLKQLNPGDRTAAKRPTSAERAKAERTGRTATSRELLRDHVRQAVAGAADETEFFRRLTEAGVRIDQRLAPSGDVLGYKVALPGDRNRHGEPIWFAGSRLAPDLSLPKIRHRFARDEAPDDRSAEPRPQPSRVAPARARRAAADLVDDVSSVLDEANEAEAGTHLSGMGEVLDALAQTSPTSTRQQTIEAARAFERATRWHSRAERADHRAVRAAARGIVRAGTALGRGEDGGATAMLLSTLVLAAIAAARWHAARQHAQQAAAAHQAAQHLRAAYQTAATTPMRAMRDHGRRLPTPDRHRHSDTVETVLPDQADDLRSERGFDALLATLDQAQRAGHNPTALLHRAVAHRELHTAESVTDVLVWRMRRLGNLPAQQPRTRTTSKTTKQQPRTASVPTATAAPPRAPARPERRPRR; this is translated from the coding sequence GTGGTCCCCGACATCTCGCTCGGCGGCCGTACCTACGGCCTGCTCGCCTACCTCTACGGTCCCGGTCGCCGCGAAGAACACATGGATCCGCATCTGGTCGCTTCCTGGCAGCCGGAGCTGGCCCCCGACCCCGGCCGCGATCCGGCGGCGACGCTCAAGCAGCTGCAGGAACGGCTCGACCTTCCCGTGCAGGCGGTGCCCGAGCACCGCCGCCCGAAGCGGCACGTGTGGCACTGCCCGGTCCGCGCCGCCCCCGGCGACCGGTACCTGTCCGATACCGAGTGGGCTGAGGTCGCGCGCCGGATCATGCACGCGACCGGCATCGCCGAAGAGGGCGACGACCAAGCCTGCCGCTGGATCGCCGTACGCCACGCCGAGGACCACATCCACATCGTCGCCACGCTCAAGCGCCATGACGGACGCTCTCCACGCCGCCAGTTCGAACGCGAACGTGTCCAGGCCGAATGCCGCGCCATCGAAATCGACTTCGGTCTGAAGCAGCTCAATCCCGGGGACCGCACCGCGGCGAAGCGTCCCACCAGCGCCGAGCGTGCCAAGGCCGAACGCACCGGCCGCACCGCCACCTCCCGGGAGCTGCTGCGCGACCACGTCCGCCAGGCCGTGGCTGGCGCCGCGGACGAAACCGAGTTCTTCCGCCGCCTCACCGAGGCTGGGGTACGCATCGATCAACGTCTTGCGCCTTCCGGTGACGTTCTTGGGTACAAGGTGGCCCTGCCCGGCGACCGTAACCGCCACGGCGAACCCATCTGGTTCGCGGGCTCCCGCCTCGCCCCCGACCTGTCCCTGCCCAAGATCCGCCACCGCTTCGCCCGGGACGAGGCCCCCGACGACCGGTCAGCCGAACCGCGCCCGCAGCCCAGCCGTGTGGCGCCGGCACGCGCACGGCGCGCTGCTGCCGACCTCGTCGACGACGTGTCCTCCGTCCTGGACGAGGCGAATGAAGCCGAGGCGGGTACGCATCTGTCGGGCATGGGCGAAGTGCTCGACGCCCTCGCCCAGACCTCTCCCACCTCGACCCGGCAGCAGACCATCGAGGCGGCTCGCGCCTTCGAACGGGCCACCCGCTGGCACAGCCGCGCCGAACGCGCGGACCATCGCGCCGTGCGCGCGGCCGCCCGCGGCATCGTCCGCGCCGGCACCGCCCTGGGCCGCGGCGAAGACGGCGGCGCCACCGCCATGCTCCTGTCCACCCTGGTCCTGGCCGCCATCGCCGCCGCCCGCTGGCACGCCGCCCGGCAGCACGCCCAGCAAGCAGCCGCCGCCCACCAGGCCGCCCAGCACCTGCGCGCCGCCTACCAGACGGCCGCGACCACCCCGATGCGCGCGATGCGCGACCACGGCCGCCGTCTCCCCACTCCGGACCGACACCGCCACAGCGACACCGTCGAAACGGTCCTCCCCGACCAGGCCGACGACCTGCGCTCCGAACGCGGCTTTGACGCCCTCCTGGCCACCCTCGACCAAGCCCAGCGCGCCGGACACAACCCAACGGCACTCCTGCATCGCGCGGTCGCCCACCGCGAACTGCACACGGCCGAGAGCGTCACCGACGTGCTCGTCTGGCGAATGCGCCGCCTCGGCAACCTGCCTGCCCAACAACCTCGTACCCGTACCACCAGCAAGACCACGAAGCAGCAGCCTCGAACTGCATCGGTGCCCACCGCCACCGCCGCACCACCGCGGGCTCCTGCCCGACCCGAGCGCCGGCCTCGACGCTGA
- the mobC gene encoding plasmid mobilization relaxosome protein MobC — translation MRSIRLTADELADVERAASSMGMRVAGFLADAAVAVARVQEGPQGWLMDQRTLIEELMNASTHLARVGNNLNQVAKALNSGGEAPHAEDVLAHVRRATARVEAAAAELAKR, via the coding sequence GTGCGCAGCATCCGCCTGACCGCCGACGAACTCGCTGATGTAGAACGGGCCGCCTCCAGCATGGGCATGCGGGTGGCCGGGTTCCTGGCCGACGCCGCGGTCGCCGTCGCCCGTGTCCAGGAAGGCCCGCAGGGCTGGCTGATGGACCAGCGCACGCTCATCGAGGAGCTGATGAACGCCTCCACACACCTCGCCCGCGTCGGCAACAACCTCAACCAGGTCGCCAAGGCTTTGAACTCCGGTGGTGAAGCGCCGCACGCCGAGGACGTCCTCGCGCACGTACGGCGCGCTACCGCCCGGGTCGAAGCCGCCGCTGCCGAACTTGCGAAGCGCTGA
- a CDS encoding DUF2637 domain-containing protein, with the protein MTHTDAAPVRITGWDRAAIVTLGGAGCALSYDALQQMAVAIHIRGLLTYLFPFVIDGFIGYGVRAVLVMRSASLGARCYVWALFGTATAASIWANALHAVRLNDHPNGGGLRLGDVTVGVLSTLAPLALAGAVHLYILIARRAGQPGHKETALARETASVRTERGTAVPDSRSGRGVPDSQPPVRPVTGQQPSTLSAGASARPMGIRPDGLDEEPVTAESEPVNASKGAPEQGRRNAAPSGEPGTRSGHTAPTDVPASESTSPAAAAEADDLLRIARRAVADTGKLTRKVVADAVRGQQIPLSNDRLTELMQQLRAEADNRTLRSTG; encoded by the coding sequence ATGACGCACACCGACGCCGCGCCGGTACGTATCACCGGCTGGGACCGGGCTGCCATTGTCACCCTGGGCGGGGCCGGCTGCGCGCTGTCCTACGACGCGCTGCAGCAGATGGCCGTCGCCATCCACATCCGTGGCCTGCTGACGTACCTCTTCCCCTTCGTCATCGACGGCTTTATCGGCTACGGAGTGCGCGCGGTGCTGGTCATGCGCAGCGCCTCCCTCGGCGCCCGCTGCTATGTCTGGGCGCTGTTCGGCACCGCGACGGCGGCCAGCATCTGGGCCAACGCCCTCCACGCCGTCCGCCTCAACGACCACCCCAATGGTGGCGGTCTCCGGCTCGGTGACGTCACGGTCGGCGTGCTGTCCACCCTCGCGCCGCTGGCCCTGGCTGGCGCTGTCCACCTGTACATCCTCATCGCCCGCCGCGCCGGACAGCCCGGACACAAGGAGACGGCACTCGCAAGGGAGACCGCGAGTGTCCGGACGGAGCGTGGCACAGCTGTCCCGGACAGTCGGTCGGGTCGGGGTGTCCCGGACAGTCAACCCCCTGTCCGGCCGGTCACCGGTCAGCAGCCCTCCACGCTGTCCGCCGGGGCCTCCGCCCGGCCCATGGGCATCCGTCCGGACGGCTTGGACGAAGAACCGGTCACCGCAGAATCCGAGCCGGTCAACGCTTCCAAGGGCGCTCCGGAGCAGGGGCGTCGGAACGCTGCCCCCAGTGGAGAGCCCGGCACCAGATCCGGGCACACCGCTCCCACCGATGTGCCTGCCTCGGAGAGCACCAGCCCAGCCGCAGCCGCCGAAGCGGACGACCTGCTGCGGATCGCCCGCCGCGCGGTCGCCGACACCGGAAAGCTGACCCGCAAGGTGGTCGCCGACGCCGTCCGCGGACAGCAGATCCCGCTGTCCAATGACCGACTGACCGAGCTGATGCAGCAGCTCCGCGCCGAGGCGGACAACCGGACGCTCCGGTCCACCGGCTGA
- a CDS encoding WhiB family transcriptional regulator codes for MHHSQPAEPRTLGDYTWHDHAACLSTPANPVDPEIFFPEPDEMDRIRAAKALCEQCPVRQTCLDAALEDGDREGIRGGMTEEERDLLHRNLPHRLDYARVNATLAGRDIHLTDAERRAVTRAAYQAGIPAERLAWLLKVTEEHAEKLYRQVRREIRNRSVNRKNKADLSLATAQADHDDLGAAA; via the coding sequence ATGCACCACTCTCAGCCCGCCGAGCCGCGCACTCTCGGCGACTACACCTGGCACGACCACGCCGCCTGCCTGTCCACACCGGCCAACCCGGTCGACCCGGAGATCTTCTTCCCGGAGCCGGATGAGATGGACCGCATCCGCGCGGCCAAGGCCCTGTGCGAGCAGTGCCCGGTCCGCCAGACCTGCCTGGACGCCGCCTTGGAGGACGGCGACCGCGAAGGCATCCGCGGCGGAATGACCGAGGAGGAACGCGACCTTCTGCACCGCAACCTGCCCCACCGCCTGGACTACGCCCGCGTCAATGCCACCCTGGCCGGCCGCGACATCCACCTGACCGATGCCGAACGGCGCGCGGTCACCCGCGCCGCCTACCAGGCCGGCATTCCGGCCGAGCGGCTCGCTTGGCTGCTGAAGGTCACCGAGGAGCACGCCGAGAAGCTCTACCGACAGGTCCGCCGCGAGATCCGCAACCGCTCGGTCAACCGCAAGAACAAGGCTGACCTGTCTCTGGCCACTGCCCAGGCCGACCACGACGACCTCGGGGCGGCCGCATGA
- a CDS encoding ATP-binding protein, with product MRDHDAQPVGGLARRLTGILKARGIDPRTPVADEAEPSPALEAAQARIPARYQDAVADHPAVTAWVDEVAAAGRRGPDGAPGIAQGRSLLIVGTTGTGKTHQAYGAVRSLLAAGVRLRWKATTAADLYAELRPRPAHDGERELQDLARCPLLIIDDLGAAKASEWTEEITMRLIDRRYTQMLPTLVTTNLGMADLRAHIGDRVASRLTEMTDKVILDGPDRRRAIAAERRRLTAA from the coding sequence ATGCGCGACCACGACGCCCAGCCCGTCGGCGGTCTCGCCCGCCGTCTGACCGGCATCCTCAAGGCCCGGGGCATCGACCCGAGGACACCGGTTGCCGACGAGGCCGAGCCCAGCCCCGCCCTGGAGGCGGCCCAGGCACGCATCCCGGCCCGCTACCAGGACGCCGTCGCCGACCACCCGGCCGTCACCGCCTGGGTGGACGAAGTCGCCGCCGCCGGACGCCGCGGCCCGGACGGAGCTCCGGGCATCGCCCAGGGGCGATCGCTGCTGATCGTCGGCACCACCGGCACCGGCAAGACCCACCAGGCGTACGGCGCCGTCCGGTCGCTGCTGGCCGCCGGTGTCCGCCTGCGGTGGAAAGCGACCACCGCCGCCGACCTGTACGCCGAGCTGCGGCCGCGGCCCGCCCACGACGGCGAACGCGAACTGCAGGACCTGGCCCGCTGCCCGCTGCTGATCATCGACGACCTCGGTGCCGCCAAGGCGAGTGAGTGGACCGAGGAGATCACGATGCGGCTGATCGACCGCCGCTACACGCAGATGCTTCCGACCCTGGTGACCACCAACCTCGGCATGGCCGACCTCCGCGCCCACATTGGCGACCGCGTCGCCTCCCGGCTGACCGAGATGACCGACAAGGTCATCCTCGACGGCCCGGACCGCAGAAGGGCCATCGCGGCCGAGCGCCGCCGCCTCACCGCCGCCTGA
- a CDS encoding helix-turn-helix domain-containing protein, whose protein sequence is MPARHFDRGRLRAVRRAAELSQGDVAAGVGVATSSVAGWEADSPTSPDPEKLPALARVLGRDLDDLFPRAGLPDLADLRCDAGLYQKETSAILGTKSAGPVRGAERGERRLKDRYVVPLAAAYGVSEEELLRAQERSIAKAQDAEEEAAGEDKTAAGGPPGSLAEKITFLLERSFPGQQKPPSDAEIAEAVNAHAEAHVASAEDVRTLRTGEQTNAAPLVLEGLAAFFGVSPMYFQPDDAVARQVYEGLRLLSASRRGAVGRVRARGGAQGLPADVMSIVNDLVDELEQRDSGSR, encoded by the coding sequence ATGCCTGCCCGCCACTTCGACAGAGGCCGCCTGCGTGCGGTGCGCCGCGCTGCGGAGCTGTCGCAAGGCGACGTCGCAGCTGGCGTCGGCGTGGCCACGTCCTCCGTGGCCGGCTGGGAAGCGGACAGCCCGACCTCGCCGGACCCGGAGAAGCTCCCCGCGCTGGCCAGAGTGCTCGGACGGGACCTGGACGATCTCTTTCCGCGCGCCGGGCTGCCGGACCTGGCCGACCTGCGCTGCGATGCAGGGCTGTACCAGAAAGAGACGAGCGCGATTCTCGGAACCAAGAGCGCTGGGCCCGTCCGGGGTGCCGAACGCGGGGAGCGGCGCCTCAAGGACCGGTACGTCGTGCCGCTCGCTGCCGCTTACGGGGTGAGCGAGGAAGAACTGCTGCGCGCGCAGGAGCGGTCGATCGCCAAGGCACAAGACGCCGAGGAGGAGGCTGCGGGAGAAGACAAGACCGCGGCCGGCGGACCGCCCGGCTCCCTCGCAGAAAAGATCACGTTCCTTTTGGAGCGCTCGTTCCCCGGCCAGCAGAAGCCGCCCTCGGACGCCGAGATCGCCGAAGCGGTGAACGCGCACGCCGAAGCCCACGTCGCCTCGGCAGAGGACGTGCGCACCCTCCGAACCGGTGAGCAGACGAACGCCGCCCCGCTCGTCCTGGAAGGGCTCGCCGCCTTCTTCGGCGTCTCGCCAATGTACTTCCAGCCCGACGACGCGGTGGCACGACAGGTCTACGAGGGATTGCGGCTGCTGTCAGCCTCACGGCGGGGTGCGGTGGGCCGCGTACGCGCCCGCGGCGGCGCTCAGGGCTTGCCGGCCGACGTGATGTCGATCGTCAATGACCTGGTGGATGAGCTGGAGCAGAGAGACTCCGGCTCTCGCTAG
- a CDS encoding fatty acid desaturase family protein, whose translation MSTALSTEPVLPDPPGAPSRGTDTEALGRELDRIRADVLARRGAEDARYIHTVVAVHRRLEIAGRAALAVSLLPPAWLAGTAALSTAKILENLELGHNIMHGQWDWMRDPAIHSTTWEWDNPTPAYAWKHTHNHIHHTWTNVVGRDRDLGFTVLRMSKDQPWHPFHLFQPVLAALGAPLFEWMAALYDLEADAVLQRRKPLRAFLRDTANTVRKGARQAAKDYLLFPLLAGPSAVPCLLGNLTANTVRSLWAHTVIFCGHFPDGVRSFTEEEIENETRGQWYLRQVLGSANIEGGTVFHVLTGNLSHQIEHHLFPDLPSNRYAEIAPRVREVLTAHGIPYTTGPLLKQYASTWARICRMALPNLHRATQSRPQGEKAA comes from the coding sequence ATGAGCACAGCCCTTTCGACCGAGCCGGTCCTGCCCGATCCGCCCGGTGCGCCATCGCGCGGTACGGACACCGAAGCCCTGGGCCGTGAGCTCGACCGTATCCGCGCCGATGTCCTCGCCCGCCGTGGCGCCGAGGACGCCCGCTACATTCACACCGTCGTGGCCGTCCACCGCCGTCTGGAGATCGCCGGGCGTGCCGCGCTGGCGGTGTCCCTGCTGCCGCCGGCCTGGCTCGCCGGTACGGCCGCCCTCAGCACCGCCAAGATCCTGGAGAACCTCGAACTAGGGCACAACATCATGCACGGCCAGTGGGACTGGATGCGTGACCCGGCGATCCACTCCACCACCTGGGAGTGGGACAACCCCACCCCGGCCTACGCCTGGAAGCACACCCACAACCACATCCACCACACCTGGACCAATGTCGTCGGCCGCGACCGCGACCTCGGCTTCACCGTCCTGCGGATGAGCAAGGACCAGCCCTGGCACCCCTTCCACCTCTTCCAGCCCGTTCTCGCGGCCCTGGGCGCGCCGCTCTTCGAGTGGATGGCCGCCCTGTACGACCTGGAAGCCGACGCCGTTCTCCAGCGCCGCAAGCCCCTGCGCGCCTTCCTCCGCGACACCGCCAACACCGTACGAAAAGGCGCCCGCCAGGCCGCCAAGGACTACCTGCTCTTCCCCCTGCTCGCCGGCCCCTCCGCCGTGCCCTGCCTGCTCGGCAACCTCACCGCCAACACCGTGCGCAGCCTGTGGGCCCACACCGTCATCTTCTGCGGCCATTTCCCCGACGGCGTCCGCTCCTTCACCGAGGAAGAGATCGAGAACGAGACCCGGGGGCAGTGGTACCTGCGACAGGTCCTCGGCTCGGCCAACATCGAGGGCGGCACCGTCTTCCACGTCCTCACCGGCAACCTCAGCCACCAGATCGAACACCATCTCTTCCCGGACCTGCCCAGCAACCGCTACGCCGAAATCGCCCCCCGCGTCCGCGAAGTCCTCACCGCCCACGGCATCCCGTACACCACCGGCCCCCTCCTCAAGCAGTACGCCTCCACCTGGGCCCGCATCTGCCGCATGGCCCTGCCGAATCTCCACCGGGCAACACAGAGTCGGCCGCAAGGCGAAAAGGCTGCCTGA
- a CDS encoding ferredoxin reductase — MADPLLSRRWPAGRVEEVRSETADATTLVIRPGHGWRPAHRAGQYVPVGVRIDGVLHWRTYSLTSPPGRPGDPFTLTVRALPDGHVSRYLAHRLHPGEVLRLGPAQGDFQLPDPPPRRLLLFTAGIGITPVMAMLRDLADNGRLAEGTDVLLVHSAPDPARTVFGPELRSMAEDLPWFRLHEHHTRAGARPAGHLAPEQLPALCPDWRERDTWACGPVALLESAERLWGEEGLAERLHTERFRPVPLLPSGTTDSAAPGVPVHFAASGVETAAGTGTPLLHVGEAAGVAMPSGCRMGICYSCVSPLLHGRVRDLRTGEVHGEPGDLIQTCVSAASGPVALDL, encoded by the coding sequence ATGGCCGATCCGCTGCTGTCGCGGCGGTGGCCGGCCGGGCGGGTCGAGGAGGTACGGTCGGAGACCGCGGACGCGACGACTTTGGTGATCCGTCCCGGCCACGGCTGGCGGCCCGCGCACCGGGCCGGGCAGTACGTTCCCGTGGGCGTGCGGATCGACGGGGTGCTGCACTGGCGTACTTACTCGCTCACCTCTCCGCCCGGCAGGCCCGGCGACCCGTTCACCCTCACCGTCAGGGCCCTGCCGGACGGCCACGTCTCCCGGTACCTGGCCCACCGCCTCCACCCCGGGGAGGTACTGCGTCTCGGCCCGGCCCAGGGCGACTTCCAGCTGCCCGACCCGCCTCCCCGGCGACTGTTGCTGTTCACCGCGGGGATCGGCATCACTCCGGTCATGGCCATGCTGCGCGACCTGGCCGACAACGGCCGCCTCGCGGAGGGCACCGACGTACTGCTGGTGCATTCCGCTCCCGATCCCGCCCGCACGGTCTTCGGCCCCGAACTGCGGTCGATGGCCGAGGACTTGCCGTGGTTCCGGCTGCACGAGCACCACACCCGCGCCGGCGCCCGCCCGGCCGGTCACCTCGCTCCGGAGCAACTGCCCGCCCTCTGCCCGGACTGGCGCGAGCGCGACACCTGGGCCTGCGGTCCCGTCGCGCTGCTGGAGTCCGCCGAACGGCTCTGGGGTGAGGAGGGACTCGCCGAGCGGCTGCACACCGAGCGGTTCCGCCCCGTACCACTGTTGCCGTCCGGTACCACTGACAGTGCCGCCCCGGGCGTACCCGTGCACTTCGCAGCAAGCGGCGTGGAGACGGCCGCCGGCACCGGCACGCCGCTGCTCCACGTCGGGGAGGCCGCCGGGGTGGCCATGCCGAGCGGCTGCCGCATGGGCATCTGCTACAGCTGTGTCAGCCCGCTGCTGCACGGGCGGGTCCGCGACCTGCGTACCGGCGAAGTACACGGCGAGCCCGGCGACTTGATCCAGACCTGTGTCTCGGCCGCCAGCGGCCCCGTCGCCCTCGACCTGTGA
- a CDS encoding DUF5994 family protein, whose amino-acid sequence MTTILDRASPRDVAVALPARLSLTPTTTLAGQLDGAWWPYSRGLQAELPPLATALDEAWGRITRVTVNPTRWPVVPRRVPVAGHTLHVGWFTEQHPDKLILLSYTIGRWDLLVIPPETEPSAAARLMAAAAIPGSVLTAGVLLADEAVIGQGIRDARRREATWESEGGACMSPVGIPMG is encoded by the coding sequence ATGACCACCATCCTCGACCGGGCCTCGCCCCGCGACGTCGCCGTAGCGCTCCCGGCGCGCCTGTCGCTCACTCCGACGACCACGCTCGCCGGTCAGCTCGACGGGGCCTGGTGGCCCTACTCGCGCGGCCTCCAAGCCGAGCTTCCGCCGCTCGCCACCGCGCTCGACGAAGCCTGGGGCCGCATCACACGTGTCACCGTCAACCCCACCCGTTGGCCCGTCGTCCCGCGCAGGGTTCCCGTGGCCGGGCACACGCTGCACGTGGGCTGGTTCACCGAACAGCACCCCGACAAGCTGATCCTGCTCTCCTACACCATCGGCCGCTGGGACCTGCTGGTGATCCCGCCCGAGACCGAGCCCTCGGCCGCTGCCCGGTTGATGGCCGCCGCCGCGATCCCGGGCAGCGTCCTGACCGCAGGCGTGCTGCTTGCCGACGAAGCCGTCATCGGGCAGGGCATCCGGGATGCCCGACGCCGGGAAGCCACCTGGGAAAGCGAGGGCGGGGCTTGCATGTCCCCCGTCGGGATCCCGATGGGCTAG